In the genome of Vicia villosa cultivar HV-30 ecotype Madison, WI linkage group LG7, Vvil1.0, whole genome shotgun sequence, one region contains:
- the LOC131620063 gene encoding protein MAIN-LIKE 1-like produces MAFAEKWHLETSFFHLRHGEITITLDDIACLLHLPIKGILLSHSRLTKEEAMEMLIEELGNDPTVALQEVKRTHEAHARYHTLQQIYDVELLAAHQAVGEEVKADIHREWVFRCYLLYSIGTQLFVDTSSTYTDIVYLTYLSDIARVHEYNWGAATLAYTYHRLREGCMWKAGNVAASCILLVAAIVDGLFPEGSAGLRLLEDIIRVAEEAYLYRRSRAKTGGALDGRG; encoded by the exons ATGGCATTTGCAGAGAAGTGGCATCTAGAGACCTCGTTCTTTCATCTTCGACACGGTGAGATTACCATCACTCTGGACGACATTGCATGCCTCCTCCATCTACCTATCAAGGGTATCCTCCTTAGTCACAGTAGGTTGACGAAGGAGGAAGCGATGGAGATGCTGATTGAGGAGCTGGGGAATGATCCTACTGTTGCGCTTCAGGAGGTGAAGAGGACCCACGAGGCACACGCGAGGTATCACACCTTGCAGCAGATATATGATGTGGAGCTTCTTGCGGCACATCAGGCTGTTGGTGAAGAAGTAAAGGCGGATATACATAGAGAGTGGGTGTTCAGATGTTACTTACTATATTCGATAGGCACTcagctctttgtggacacgagtTCGACGTACACAGACATCGTTTACCTAACGTACTTGTCAGATATCGCACGtgtccatgagtacaactggggagCGGCTACACTGGCGTACACCTACCATAGACTCAGAGAGGGATGCATGTGGAAGGCAGGGAATGTGGCTGCAAGTTGTATCCTattagtg GCAGCCATTGTCGATGGTTTATTTCCTGAGGGGTCTGCTGGCCTGCGTCTATTGGAGGATATCATTAGGGTGGCAGAGGAGGCATATTTGTACCG